The following DNA comes from Excalfactoria chinensis isolate bCotChi1 chromosome 5, bCotChi1.hap2, whole genome shotgun sequence.
TTATCCCTAAATAGCAAAGCTTGGGATCAACTTACAGCTTTCGAATGGGCGAGCAAGTTGTTGGCACAGCCCCCAAAGATGATCACCTCTCCCTCTTCACTTGCACAAGCAGTGTGCCACAGCCTGCAAACAGAAGGCAGCATTCAACAAAACTCTGCCCAAAAAGCCATGTTTGGGGTTTGTATTTCAAGCTACTGCACACCGGTCTGCGTTCCCAGCAccatcctgcagcactgacCAATGCAACAAGTGTTTGTGGTCAGAGGAAGAGAACTCCTGGCCACTAAGTGGTGAGCTgtgcaggctgctcagagcagggctgtggggctcaACTGCCTGCAGGTACAGGCACACATCAAATACACGCTCCTGGAGGATGGCTGCAATGAAAATACAGCCTGTGAGAGCAGACTGCGGCCCCCTCGAGTCACAAGGCTGAAGGGACACAACCTGTACCTCTGGAAGGCTCAtaatgcagcagctcagctttcaAACAGAGCCCCCTCCTCACCCTGCCAGCAGCAAGGCCCAAGGGCACAGACTGGGAACCACTGCTGCTGTAACACACTGAACCCCAGCCCAAACTTCTTCCCCAGACACGGTGGGTCACGGCTCACACGACACAGCTGTTTACTATGCAAAACACGTGCATCACAACTGCTTTAATGCTTTAAATGGCTGGTCATCACCTCTGATTTACTCAGTAGGTCTTTATGGAACACAAAAACACCCCGGGTGAGCACAGGGGCAGCCCTGAGCGAGGACAACGAGCAGTgtgtttgtggcacagcagggacacatgggctccagccagctcctgtgctggcacacacagctcagggCCCCTTCAGCCTGCACAGCCAGCCCCAGGTCTCTGATTCTTGCTGCCTCACAAACAAGGCACTGAGCTGCACGCTGCCTCCTCCCCTTCATCCCCCTCCGGCACATCGGTGCTTGCAGAGTAGGAATTGCTAACACAGGGTACAGTGCTGTAaggaaacacaagcagtgtgaGGAGGGATGTCCGTCCTCCCTCATTGCCACCATGAAGAGCCCCATTactctttttgtctttgctaAGTTGCCAAGAAAATGTACACCACCATACCTGGGCTTTTCAGAGTAGTTATGCTCAAACTGTACCCACTCATTCTTGCTGATACAATAAATCCAAGCATCacctgaaaacaagcaaaaccccaaatgaaaaaaaggatTCCTttagttctgttctgtttgctgcagTAAACGTGCACTCTGCTATAATACAGTGCATCTTTGGTCATAGATAAATCAAGCTTTTCAGGACAAACCCTGCaaagctgagggaaatggctgtttgtgagggtgggcagtgataggacaagggggaatggtttgaaactgagacaggggaggttcaggttggatcttaggaggaagtttttcccccagagggtggtgatgcactggaacaggttgcccaaggaggctgtggatgccccatccctgcaggcattcaaggccaggctggatttggctctgggcagcctgggctgctggttggtgaccctgcacacagcaggggttggagctggatgagcactgtgggcctttgcaacccaggccatgctgtgaagCTTTGGGCTGCCTGTCTGAAAACATCAATTTAATAGGaggaaagatggagaaatgCAAAGCTGTCACTAATTGCAATTTGCATGTGCTGTTTCCAGAGCAGCCCAAGCTCTGTAAGTTGCACTGTCTGCACACACTCAGTGACTCCAACTCTGTCAGCTCAGCTGTTGGCCACAAGGAATTGGATCACAGGATGTGGAAGGAATGTACAAAGACTTTACAGTGACTAGGCAGTAACTCAGGCTCTTAAATTTaacaacagacaaacaaaatccttttgGAATGACTTACTTAATGGCTGCTTGTCAGTGGTGAATCCTccaaagagaaagagatgatCTGAGGAAATGGGTGTTAGGGAATGCCAGGAGCGGCCCACCGGGCAGACGCCTTGTGCCAGTCTGTGTTAGAATAAAAGCAGCACGAATCACCGATGtgcaacagcaaaacagcactgctCTTTTCTGCTCCTTATTTTTCAGGTCTCTGAACCACGTGACTTCACAGTCACGACCCAACAGCAAGTTTTTATTGTGTCTAAAGTGAAAAGTTTTGTTCCTAAGAGGACTTGAAAAACCCTGCTGGCAAAAACCAGGGAGATAATCCTACTTGTGTCTGCTCACCTACTGCAGTTTAATAAGCTCCACTGGATTGACTGGACGTAAATAAAGATGACACCTTTATACTGCCTCCCACACTAAAGAACTGGAGTTTTAGTACCTACATTTCATTCCACTCCCACGTATCCAAGTTCAGATAGTAAAGGTCATTCATTCGGGACTCCTATAACAAAGCAGAGCGTGGTTGAAGCACTCCTGCAGGGTTTTGGTAGCACAGCGCTCAGTGGGGCTGTGACTTACTCTGTATCTGCCCCCAAACACAAAGCCTCTGTTCCCCACCGTAGCACACGCGTGAGCTGCTCGTGGTGATGGAGTTTTAccctgggaaaagaaaacttgaaattAGAAGGGATGTTTATCAGATACATTAACAAAAGGAAACCTCGTTCCAACAGAAACCCCCCGCGGTCAGCAAGGCATCCCAGCTCCACAAAGCAGCCAGCCAAGGAGACCAGGGGCTGAGCTACAATCAGACTTAAGGTCACATGGAGCAGGGAGTGAAAAGTCATTCTGTGGGCAATAAAGCGTGGGGCAGAACCTCAGACTGTAAACCAGGTAATGATATAACGAATGTCAGACAGGATTTTTCTTGAGCTACTGTGAAATATCCAAGATCCATAAGTATTAAGACAAAGCAAATCCTCAGTAAGTTCAGCGAGGAGTTACTTGTCTCACAGTTAATTTCTTCCCTCGCTCCATTTGCCTGTTCCCAAATGCTGCTGGGACACTTTAAAAGGGGCCTATTTGCAGTTgcagagctttttgttttgacaaGGATCCAGCAGCCAAGTGACCCACAACGAGCTGCCATGCTGCAGCAAGGACGACAGGAAACCATGAACTTTGTTTCCCTGAGCTCCCCTTAAGAACAAGGCCAATgaagcaggaaagaaagcaacTCAGTGGGAAAAATGATTGAGAAGAAAGAACAGGCAAACCTCTGGCttgtggggaggagggagaagccAGTTAAACAAAGTAAACCAGCATCTGTTATCAGCCTGAAGTTGCACCAGGTGGAGGCACAGAggttaggaagaatttctttcatCAGCAACGCGATCTAAGTTAAATGTCAGCAGTGAATTCAGGCCTGGCAGAGTCGCATTTGATTTCACCGGCTGCTAGAAGAGATACGGCACGAACTTCTGTAACTTCAAGTGCTGTAAGAGCAGGAATTACCGTAGTTATAGGCTGGCTCCAAGTAAATGTTTCAGTGTCCAGAACATGCACGTGGTCATTCCACCCTCTAGGAAGACCTGagttctttaaaaacattaacaGAGAAGTTTTAGTAAGCAGCAATGAAACATCAGGAGTCAACAGGAACAGCTTCAAGGTGAGAAAGGGCTGCTTACCCAAAATGAGGTCTCATCAAATTCAAAAGTTCCTCGTTGTTTCCCTTCAGGAAAATAACCATAGCCTCCAAAAAAGATCAGCCTGGAACAAACCACGCAACAACAACTGTTAGGAACGTTACCACATTTCTCTCTACAAATTAAAGCTCTGTGGGCTCAGACTGAACTCAGGGAAGCACCTTTGATTTCATTATTTCCAATACATCAACAGTGCATGTTTTCCAGGCGTGGGGCCCCGTTTCTTGCCCAACCAACCCCACCTCCCACACAGAATCCCTCTGTAGGTGTTTCCCAGGCCCCAGGCTGCTGAGCTTTGCAGCTGTTCCAAAAACAAAGctacagccctgctgcctgctccctgtGCTCCAGCCTTCCCTACCAGGGCTCTCACACAGAACTATGGGTGCCCACACCTGAAGCTTCCTGCCTCTGCCCTTTCCAAGCGTGCTGCTCAATTTCCCCAATCCCCAAAGATTCAGCCCTGTGAGAAGCCATGGAACGTACACAGCGTGTGGGTGAGAGAGAAGCCACCAGAGAGGAGAGAGCTGAAAGGGAGAGCTCAAGTGCCTGCTGTGCGCAGGGGCCTCTTCTTCTGCCAGGTCTTAAcgaagaaacagaaaacaacctACACAGCCAACAAAAGTCCACTGCCACAGCTCAGGTCCTGCAAAGCTACCAGTGAACTCTCTCTCTATGCCTGCAATCTGGAAAGCAACACCGTGGGCACTCTGcaagctttcctttctctgcagtgGATCCCACAGCAAATGCAACCAGCACAAAACAGGCAGCATTAAGAACATGCATTGCTGAAAAAGCAATAGAAgggtatttttaattaaaatgcctTCCTGCTCTCAAACCATCAAAGACACACAGGCTGTTCCCCAAGACAGGACCAACAGATTGCATGTTGTGTGTAATGGGAATCCCAGGACAGGCTTCTCTGTCCTGACCAAGAACGACACTGATAGAAGCAACCCTCCTTTAGAACAACAGACCAAGAAGGCACTGTGGAAGATCAGCGTGTGAGGAGCCCACTCCTTGCACTGTGACACACGTGGATACTTGGTGTCTTACACACACCCAGCCTAGGAGTTGGGTTTTCCATTTAGCAACAGCTAAAGGATGGAGCAGATGTAAAAGGCTGGGGAACAAACCCGGCATCTTCCCAAAGCACGTTTGTGCTGCAGGATAGaagtcctgctgcagctcttgttCGAATAAAAagacacagcaacaacaaaacacacacacacagacaaaaggATCAAGGACAGCTGTGCTCTGTTGCTGGAGCCTTACTTGTTTTTGTAAACCCACACGCCGAGTTTGTCCTTTGATGAAGGGGGGACCCCCTGACACTCCACTCTGACCCACTGCAGCACTTTGTCCGTGGATCTGGAATTTAACATGTAGAACTGTAGAAAATAAGAAGATTTCTTTTACCCAAACAGTTAAGCCTAAAGCTTACGTCTGACTGATGTTACAATAACAACCTGTAACTAGCACGGATTGGTACACAAGCACTGAGTTCTCTCCCtcactgcacagagcactgaCAACATCTGGAGTGAACTGCAGATCCAAAGATCTTCCTGCAGATTCAGACCCCAAACATCCTTTTACAGAAGTACCAGGACCACACACACAGAGTGGGACCATCCAGAAGCTGCAATGGAACCAAACGAAGGTGTGCACAGTATCACAACTGTCCATGTTCTTAAAGCACAACACCTCCTGATATTAACTCAGTGACCTCTGGAAATTTCCCCCTTTCAAAGAAGCAAACTTGGAGGTGCCGACACAATATTTTGTTAGTCAGAATCTCTCAGGCAAGCACAAAAAGATGGCTTCAATTAGTTTGCACCTGAGGAAGTTGCTGATGGGGCACAAAGGCTGTTATCTGCTTGCCAGTAGGAGCACACAGTGCCTGGATTCACGCTCAGTATCCCATTATTAACATTCACGCTCTGAAACAATTTCCAATCTGTCCAGctattcagaagaaaatgcttctgtgaTTTGCTAAGGTGATATTGCTGCTATGGATCCATTTTAATTAACTGAAAACTCTGTCTCTGTACAGAATGGGATCAAAAGCCAACGATGAGGAACTTACATGTGAGAAAGGGTTTACTAAATTACTGACCTTGTTTGTGTTGCCACGTGCATGGTGTCCTCCAAACAGATACACCACCCTGTCtacacacacagcacaacttCCAGACATGGAGGGTGGAACATCTCcctctgttttacttttcttcctaCAAGCACAGATAAGAACATTATATTTgaccaaaacaaacagcaatggAAATCTGTACCACCACCGTTACATCTTTATCTCTGACAGATCGCTCTGAGTTTTTCAGACCTGCACAGGCCGAGCAGTTTACAACACCAGGCAGGCACTATGGGAGGTAGGGTGGGGAAAAGACAGCTTAACTATCACATGGTTTCTGGGGGAGGAATCCTGTCTGCCCAGTGCAGGAGTTCAGGGTGCTTTTCCCATTCCATACGCCAGAAGATTCCCAGGCAAAAATGCTACACCCGTTTAAactgctggttttattttgctgctgtttttctttaatgcttgTAAACACCACAAACACGAAGATAAGCTTCCGCTCCACGCTTAAGGTTGCCCCAAACCACTCTGACAGCTGCAAGAAGTGCTGAAGTTGCATTTTCTGCTAAGCACCGAGGAGACTGGGCTTCACAGCACGTGGCCCCAGCCAGCTACAGCATCAGAGCAGCGTGTTCCCTTCTCCTCCTGTGCTTTCAGGCACGCAGCTCCACTCAACTTTATGGCCCCTACCGGTCTTAGCAGACACAGCAGTTTCATCGGCAGCATAAATACTTAACACAAAGgacaagaaacaaagcacagaaggtGCCCACAATGCTTTCTTCATCTGCACATGGTACAAAGTCAGTGTTCAGGTGTTGCATCCTACACCAGACATCCCAGAACACCCCATGCTGATGCTGACGTTTGCCTGTACTGCCTCCCTGAGCTCCATGTCCCACTTCACCTCACTCACTCCTGTGAAAATTTGTTTATCACGTGgaaaaaaccacaaaataaCAACTTTGGAAGCATTGTACGCACATAAGCAACACTAGAATAGGAGGGAATAAAGAAGTGAGGGAGGTCCCGTTCTGTCCACAGACCCTCAGTGTGGTCATGGTACCAATTTAAgactatttttttctcataaagcaaaaaatatgaAGTTAATTATTTACTGTACCATCTTCCAGTTTCCATGTTGTAGATCCATATTTCATCTCTAGGCAGATAGAAGTCATAAAATCCCCTAACTTGGGCATTCTGCAGAAcagatcagaaaagaaaaaggatgctTGAGTTACAGGCTGCTCTGAATGTTTACAACCCCTCAGAGACCCAACCTGCAATAACAACAGGAGCAGCGCCTGCTGCACTCCTGGACCTcctgcctgcacacagcagcttggACCTTGTAACTGTTTCAGCTGGGGACCAAACTCCCTGCAGGGACACAGGCTGGGATACGTGGAAGCTAAACCCTCTGTTCGTATGCCAGGCATGGTAGCTGTGGGTGCACAAAGGAGCCAAAGCATTCTTTGTAATTCCCGTGACACCAACAGaataatcacagaaccacagcacggttgggttggaagggaccacacagcccccagccctacccctgctgtgggctggctgccccccagctcaggctgcctatAGAGCCCAcccatggccttgggcacctccagggatggtaatACACCAAAGCTTTGTCTTGAGCTACGTTTCACTCACTGAATCCTGTTGAAACTGCAGAATGGATTGGTTGCGCTTGCCATGCACATCGACATGTTAAATAACCATCCTGTGACAGGTAACATACAACAGACAGTTGTGCTGACAATGGTCTAACAAAAAGCACCACTTTGCAGGGAGTGCACTTCATAGCAGATTGTATGTTCTGCTTTTATAACtggagcttttgttttttagaggaggaatcacagaatgggttgaaaaggaccatgatgctcatctggtttcaatcccctgctgtgtgcaggctcaccaaccagcagcccaggctgcccagagccacatccagcctggccttgaatgcctgcagagccacatccaaacagaaagcacacagTAACCAGCACTAGGTGTgacaggcagagcagcacagagcagagcataCCTTGTATCCTCCCCAGACGTACATGCAGCGCCCATCAGTGACTGCCACGTGCCCGCTGCGCTCGGCAGGGCTGTCGTTCTCCAGCTGCTCAAAGCTGTCctcagctggagctgggagctcTTCATCTGCCTGCAGGTCTTCATTATCGTCAGCCATTTTGATCCGGTGCTACATAGAATAACGTCAGTTTCAAAACCCATCAAGGGAAAGAaccagagcaaaacaaaaagatgataAAGCACAAgctgttgtctttcagaacGATGTTCCAGGGAAAGAAGCTTTCATGTCACTCAGGAAAGTTTCAGAAGGGCAacagagctgtgaggggtctgcaGCACATCTTACAGGGAGCGGCTGAACTGGGCCTGCTGAGTGTGGAGGAGCTCAGCTGAGCCCTCATTGCTCTCAGCAGCTCCAGGCCAGGAGGTGGCGGTGAGGTGGGGGTTCCCCGGTACCAGTGACAGCACAGGAGGTGACGGCCTCGAGCTGTGCCAGGAAGGTCAGGTTGGGTCTTAAGGAATGCAGCTTCTCAGTGAGAGCAGTCAGGCTCAGAAcgtgctgcccagggaggcgggGAGTCACCGTTTGGGGCTCCCAAAGTTGGGCCCCCTCCCCCGCCACCCGCCTCGCGTCCCCCAGATCCGCACCGACTCCTCCCCCCCTCAGCGCTATTTGCGCACCACACAACACACGCCACACAACGTCTGCGGCCTTCAGCCACGCTCCCCCCGCACCGAGCGGCCCCGAGGCGATTCCCGCTCCCCGCACGGCACAGCACCGTGGTCTCCGTGCGGACACACCGCCTGCCGGCACGGCGGACCGAAGCAGGCCGCCCTcgcagcccggcccggccgctcCCCCCTCCTCACCTCCGCGGGCGCCGCGCAGCACCAACAACCGCCGGGCCGCACTTCCGGCCGTACCGCGCAGGCGCAGCCCCGCCCGCTGGGGGAGGGgccgcgggcgggcggcggggaggaGCTGCGGCACGTGCTGAaggttgggggggggttgggggtaacacacagagcaggagggGCTTCAACTCTACAAAACTTTAATGACTGCGCTGCTGGAAACTACGGATCCGGAACAGAAACACAGCGAGCACTACAGCCGCTCCTCTGCAACCAATAAATAAAcgtgttgtttgtttgttttccaaacaacAATTAAATAGAAACGTTACAGGTCCCAAACACAACGTACAGCCTCTCTCCCCAAGGATTCAGTTCCCTTCAGGCCGTGCTCTATCCCTGTGTGCGGTGCTGGGCTGGCTCGAACAGGGACACTGCGGTGCCAGCCGGCTGTGGCTTCCCAAGGGCAGCGCTCCGCTCGCTGTTCCAAAGGCCATaaggctgcagggaggctcTTCACATAAGCCAACCAACGCTGGCCAACCAAAGACATGTGATGGCAGCTCACCTTCCCAAAGAACAGGCTGGGCGGGCTGTCTCGTTCAGAGCACAACAGTACAAGTTAACAATACATACAAATTAAATGTCCTGCACTTCCTATGGCgcagaaaacaaactgctttccaTGAAAAGGATTTCCTCGTTCTCAAACTTCATTTAGAAACTCAGCTGAACATTCTGCAGCGGTAGGAAAGTTCACTAACAAAGACGTTGCCGTACGCTGTGAAGAAACCCAAGTGTTCAGCAGCCTTTGGCCGCCGCTCATGTGGCGCTCAGCTGGCACTGCCGCTCCGTTTCTGCCTTCCTCTCCTGCCGGTGGTTCACTGCGGCCCAGAAGGTTATCTTCTTCAGCACCTGCTGCAGGAGTTTGGATGGCAAACAAGGGATCTGATTGTTCAGCAGAGCTGCGTTCTTACCAATGCAGTCAAGGCACAACCTGAAGAGGAGAtgggaaaaatacaaaaacaaaagtttaaaataatcatcatcataatAATAAGGTCCTGCAGTCCCCTGCACAAGAAAGGTGTGGAgcaagatgctcagagggctggagcagctgtccTGCAAGCagaggttgagggaactgggcttgtttagcttggagaagagaaggctgcggggagacctcattgtggccttgcagtacttgaagggagcgtataaacaggaggggaatggttgtttgtgagggtgggcagtgataggacaagaagaatggtttgaaactgagacaggggaggtttaggttggatcttaggaagTTTctcccccagagggtggtgacgcactgaacaggttgcccaaggaggctgtggatgccccatccctgcaggcattcaaggccaggctggatgtggctctgggcagcctgggctgctggttggtgaccctgcacacagcagggggttgggactggatgagcactgtgggcctttgcaaccccAGCCATTCTAGGATTTAGGTTAAGTTGTCTATAACCCAAAGTCAAAAAGGTGGCATTGAGTAAAAGCTCCTTGCAATTCAGTACACTCATTGTGCGCACGCATGCAGGGGACAGAGCATTAGACACCACTGGTGCTTAAGCTGCAATGCATTACCATACACTGCATATTCCAAAGGTCTACTGAGAGTCATTTTATAGTTTACCTGCCTACATAGGATTACATTAAAGCCTTTGTGTAAAAATAGCAGCAGAGCGATGTAGCAGTGCCCACAGTCTCAGCTCACCTGAGAAGTGAGTAAGGTTGTGTCTGAAATATCAACAAGTCACTGCAGTGACCctgatgaagagaaagaaaacaagcatgtAAACGacaaacagcttttctctgctATTTCCAATGTCAATGTAACACCTATTACTACATCCAAAGTTTTAAATTGCAGATATTTAAATAGTTATTTAGAAAGAATCTTGAATAGTAGACTATTTAAACGAGCCtaacaaaggcaagaaaaactCTTTCTGAATTACCTTCCAGGAACACCTAAAGTCACATCCTCTCATATCCTTATATCAGGagaaacttctttacagaaagggctgttaagcactgggatgggctgcccagggaggtggttgtcgccatccctggatgtgcttaaaaaGCATCTGGATGTGTTGCTCAAGGCCATGattgagcagagggctgttagtgTGGGTTGGATGGTCAGGATGAGGTTAGACTTGAtctttaggtcttttccaacctgagcaattctatgattctgtgattctctagCAGCAGCTGTATTAACTTTGGTTTATTTCAATTATATTAATTATAGAGCTGGGATTTTGTTATTCAGTTTACTGACCGTGTCCATGAAGTGCAAGTCATCTTTGCTTCCACCAAACACCATCACCTCTCCTTCTTTTCCAAGGCAGGCTGTATGCCACAGTCTAGAAATAACATTGTGGATAGGATTAGTGGCCAAATAACAAGAAGCAGCTGTGTGTTATCAGCAAAACAACTCTAACAGTTACATATTTTTATGCACATTAACTACCTCTCATACTTTCCTACATTCCTCATATTCAAGTTTCTTTTCACAGCTCTTCCATTAAGAGGATCTATGTTCCTTTCAATTAAAATGGAAAGGTCACCTTTGCTCAGTCCTGTGATTGTGCTACTTGTGCACAGAGAGCCTTGAAATCTCATTCTTCTCACACCGCTTACCAAGAAGAATTGCAAAATTTGATACAATTAAATTTACAACTTGCACCATGAGCTGGAGAAACCATAAAACCACTGCTTTATCATTTGTGTCTTAAGGAAGACTTTCTTTGCTCCCATTAGGAgtcattcttttctgtttgacCATTTATTTGCACAGGGCAATACTCTGGGAAGTACCTCTGAGGTTTCTGCTTTGTCAAATACTACTCAGCAGGGTCAACTGATTCCAAGCATATATGGGAAAGAGGCAGATGTACATGCAGAGTACTGTAACATAACCCCCACTTTTCAGAAATCCAAGACAAAGACATTATTAAAAGGTTTTCAAATCTTTAAACCCATCCCTTAGAATATGACATTATTATTTAGTTACTTAACAGCATAAAAGGAGAGAGCAATGTGACTATCCTTCTCATGAGAATTCTGATGAATGATTACATTTCATAGAGACCAATATGTTTTTGTCACTGCCTGACTTAGGATGAGCGCTTCACAGCGCAGATTATCTCGTATCACTTTCATGCTTACCCCAGATCTCATGGGGGTTATTTTCTGTGCATCAA
Coding sequences within:
- the KLHDC2 gene encoding kelch domain-containing protein 2, which produces MADDNEDLQADEELPAPAEDSFEQLENDSPAERSGHVAVTDGRCMYVWGGYKNAQVRGFYDFYLPRDEIWIYNMETGRWKKSKTEGDVPPSMSGSCAVCVDRVVYLFGGHHARGNTNKFYMLNSRSTDKVLQWVRVECQGVPPSSKDKLGVWVYKNKLIFFGGYGYFPEGKQRGTFEFDETSFWNSGLPRGWNDHVHVLDTETFTWSQPITTGKTPSPRAAHACATVGNRGFVFGGRYRESRMNDLYYLNLDTWEWNEILAQGVCPVGRSWHSLTPISSDHLFLFGGFTTDKQPLSDAWIYCISKNEWVQFEHNYSEKPRLWHTACASEEGEVIIFGGCANNLLAHSKAAHSNEILVFSLQPRSLVRLCLEAVICFKEMLASSWNCLPKHLLHSVNQRFGSNNTSGS